A window of the Candidatus Neomarinimicrobiota bacterium genome harbors these coding sequences:
- a CDS encoding ferritin: MSYHEPLEELKPEDRDFSRALNSLKEEIEAIDWYHQRSVTATDSSLKDIIEHNKNEEMEHAAMLLEWLRRNMPGWDNALKTYLFTKKEITEIEEGGENNSSE; the protein is encoded by the coding sequence ATGAGTTACCATGAACCATTAGAAGAATTAAAACCTGAGGATAGGGATTTTAGTAGAGCATTAAATAGTCTGAAGGAGGAGATAGAAGCGATAGACTGGTATCATCAAAGATCGGTTACAGCAACTGATAGTAGTTTGAAAGATATTATAGAACACAACAAAAACGAGGAAATGGAACATGCTGCAATGCTTCTTGAATGGCTAAGAAGAAATATGCCTGGCTGGGATAATGCTTTAAAAACTTATTTATTCACAAAAAAAGAAATCACAGAGATTGAAGAAGGTGGTGAAAATAATTCCAGTGAATAA